ATCGAGGTGCTCGGGGTGAACTACTACTCCAGCTCGATGTTCTCCGGCGTGGACGAGGACGGCAACACCGAGGACGCCGATGGCGTGCCGGTCTGCCGGGAGGTGCGTTACGGCCGCCCGGTGACCGCGATGGACTGGGAGATCGTGCCCGAGGGGTTCACGAAGCTCCTGGTGCAGATCGGCCTGGACTACCCCGGCGTGCCGATGGTCATCACCGAGAACGGCGCGGCGTTCGACGACAAGGCCGACGAGAACGGGTTCGTGCGGGACGACGACCGCACCGCGTACCTGGACTCGCACATCGCGGCGGTGGCCAAGGCTCGCACCGAGGGCGCGGACATCCGCGGCTACTTCGCGTGGTCCCTGATGGACAACTTCGAGTGGTCCTACGGCTACGACAAGCGGTTCGGCCTGGTGCACGTGGACTACGAGACCCAGGTCCGCACGCTCAAGGGCAGCGCGCTGTGGTACCGGGACACGATCCGTCGCGTCCGCGGCAGCTGAGTGAACGGCCGAGGGGCCGGAGGGTTGTTCTCCCTCCGGCCCCTCGGCTTTTCCCCTCAGCGCCGGTAGACGCCGAACTCGTAGAGCGAGTAGCCCCAGCCCGTGCCGCGTTGGGTGGCGTGCAGCCGCACGTACCGCGCGGTGGCCGTCACGTCGATCGAGTCCACGCCTCCGTTGCCGGCCGCCGTCCCGTACACCGACCGCCACGTGGTCCCGTCGTCCGACACCTGGATCTCGTACGCCCGGCCGTAAGCGCCCTCCCACACCAGCTGGACGTGGTGGAACGTGGTCGGCGCGCCCAAGTCGACCCGGACCCACTGCGGGTCCGCCCAGTCACTGGCCCAGCGCGTCGCCGCGTTGCCGTCCGTGGTGTTGCCCGGCGGGAACGGCGCGCCGTCGCCCACCTGCTGGTAGGACGACGCAGTGGTCGCCTTGCCCTGTGCCACGTTCACGCCCGCCGGCTGCGGCGCCACGACCCGGACCGACTTGGTCTCGATGCCGATGTTGCCGCGGCCGTCCTCGGCCATCACGTACACCTTCCACACGCCCAGCCGGTCGGGCGCGGTGACGGTGAGCCTGTTCCCGTTGACCTGCACGGGCGTGAAGCCCAGACCGCCGCTTTCGTCGATGTACTTGCTGTTGAACGCCGCCGACCACGTGATCGCGTCGCCGTTCGGGTCGCTCGCGGCCACGTCGATGTTCAGCTGCGCGCCCGCCGGGATGCTGGTGGGCAGGTTCATCCCGGTGATCACCGGCGGCGTGTTGGCCGGCGTCGCGCCGCCGAACGCCCGCTGCACCGCGTAGAACGACAGCCGCTTCTTGCCCGCCGGGGTCAGGTTGAACCACACCGCGCCGAAGTCGTACTCCGTGCCGTAGTGGAACAACGTGCCGCCGAACGACACCCCGGTGTGCCCGGTGATGCAGTTCCACGCCTGGGTGTAGCCGTCCCGCTTCTGCACGTCGGTCGGCTCGCTCGGCACGCCGTTGACGTCGTTCGGCACCTCCCACTCACCGGCCGGACCGGCCTCGGTGAGGATGTACGGCTTGGTGTGGCCGCCGTCGATCCAGTCCTGGCGGACCTTGCACACGTTGCCGTAGGAGTTCACCGAGTACAGGTCGAGGTCGGGCGCGTGCGCCTTCAGGTACGTCCAGGCGCCGGTCCACGCGTCGGTGTTCGTCACCGGGTGGTTGGTGTCGATGGCGTGGATCGCGCGGGCGGCTTCGTTGACGTACTTGGCGTACGCGACGCGCTGGTTCTCCAACTCCGTGCCGGAGTAGCAGTTCTGGAGGCCCAGGATCGACTCGTTGCCGACGTTCCACATGAGCACGCCGGGGTGGTCCTTGTAGGTGGTCACCCACTGCCGGATCGTGTTCAGCATGTCGGTCTTGTAGGTCGCGTCGGTGACGTAGTTGACGCACCCGCCGGAACCCGGGCCACCGCCGGGCTGCAACCAGAAGCCGTTCATCACCCTCAGGCCGTTGGCCGCCGCCGCGTCGAGCAGCGGTTTGGTCGAGCCGTCGGTGCCCCACGTGCGCAAGGTGTTGACGCCCATGGACTTCAGTTCCGGCATGTACCGGGCCGCGTCCGCGGCGGGCGGACCCCAGGTGAGGCCCTTCACCGTCCACGGCTTCCCGTCCACGGTGAGCTGCCAGTTGCCGTGCGAGCCGGTGACGCGCACGCCGTCGCCGGGCGGGGGGTTGCCCTGCGTGCCGTAGACGCGGAACTCCCACAGGGAGTAGCCGTAACCGTTGGCGCGCTGGGTGCCGTACATGCGGACGTACCGGCCGGAGCCGGTGACGTCGAAGCCCTGCCGGCCGCCGGTGCCGGAAGTGGTGCTGTGGACCGGAGTCCACGTGGTGCCGTCGGCCGAGACCTGGATCTGGAACGAGGTCCCGTACGCGGCTTCCCAGTCCAGTTCGACGCGGCTCAGCGTGGACGTGGCGCCCAGGTCCACCCGCAACCACTGCGGGTCGCTCCACGCGCTGGCCCACCGGGTGCCGCCGTTGCCGTCGACGGCCGCCGACGCGGGTGTGCCCGCGCCTTCGATCGAGGACGCGGTGGCGGGCTTGCCCTGGGAGAGCAGCTCGGGAGCCGCGGTCGCCGTGCCCGGGACTACCGCGAGTCCTATGACCAGGGCGAACCCCAAGAGCGGTGCGAACACCGAGCGGGCGGTTCGGAGGCGGTGCATGGCATCTCCTGCCGGATTGTCGGATCGAGGTGCGGGAGAGCGCTCTCTCAACCCGAGTCGAAGTGTTACGAACCGACTACGGATCTGTCAATGACGTGCCTATTGACACTCGGGTGGCCCAACGGGCAACCTCAGATGGGAGAGCGCTCTCCCAGCTGCCTTCCCACGTCGGCAGGAGGACAAAGGTGTCCCGAAAACTCCGCGCGCTGGCCGCTACTGCGGCGGTCGGCCTACTTTCCACCGCCTTAACGGTCTCCACCCACTCGGCGCAGGCCGATGAGCTGGTCACGCACCACGAGTTCCAGGCCAACTGCTCGGTCACCACGCACCGACCCGACGACCCGATCGTCTTCCCCGGGCTGCCGGGCGCGTCCCACATGCACACGTTCCTGGGCAACCACTCCACGGACGCGCGCAGCACCACCGACTCGCTCAAGGCCGGGCAGACGAACTGCCGGACGCCGGACGACAAGTCCGCGTACTGGTTCCCGTCGCTCTACAACGGCGACCAGCTCGTGCCGCCGAACTTCCCCCAGGTCATCTACTACAAGTCCGGCATCCTGAAGTACCAGGAGGTCCGGTCGTTCCCGGCCGGCATCCGGTTCGTGGTCGGCAGCCCGTCCGCGACGCAGGACCAGTTCCGCACCGCGCCCGGCGCCGTCGAGGGCTGGGAGTGCGGCAACAGCTCGCACAACTGGGACTTCCCGTCGTACTGCCCGCCCGGCACCCAGCTCAACGTCCGCTACCAGGCCCCGAGCTGCTGGAACGGGCGTGACCTCGACTCGGCGGACCACAAGTCGCACATGGCCTACCCGGACCGGGCGACGCTGGTGTGCCCGTCCACGCACCCGGTGCCCGTGCCGATGATCGAGTTCAAGATGGCCTTCCCCGTGTCCGGCGACATGTCGCGGGTCCGGCTGGCCAGCGGCCGTGGGTACACCTGGCACTACGACTTCATGAACGCGTGGGACGGGCCCACGCTCCAGGCGCTGGTCAGCCACTGTGTCAACGGCGGCCTCCAGTGCGATCCGCGCGGGTACGACCAGTACAAGCCGCATCGGGGCGCCGCTCTCGGCACGGACTACCGGTTGCCGCGGTGAGGATTCCGAGTTGAGGACATTTCCGGCCACCCCAGGGCGCTTCCGGGCGCTCTGGGGTGCCACCCTGCTGCTCCTGGTGGCGTGCTCGTCCCCTTCGTCCCCGGAGCCCGTGACGTCGTCGCCGTTCAACACCACCGACACCGCGTGGATCCAGCTGATGATCCCGATGAACGAACAGCTCCTGCCCGCCCTCGACCTCGCACCGCCCGCGCTCGCCACCTTCACGGCCGACCTGCGGACGTCACACGAGCAGGAACTGGTTGCGCTGAAAGGGTTACGGACCCGTGCGGACCTGCCGGACGCGAACGTGCACGCCGGTCACCAGATGCCCGGTCTGGTCTCGGACGCGGACCTCGCCGGTCTGCGCCTGGACCCGTCCGGACTGCCCGCGAAGCTGCGCGAACACTTGGAGCAGTCGGCGTTGTTGGCGCGAGGCGAGCAGGACAGCGGAGCGGATCAGGAGACCCGCGAACTGGCCGAGTCGATCACCTCGAAGCGGGCCGCGCAGCTGGCGCGACTCGGCGCGACCGGATCAGGCTGAGGGCAGCCGGTCCAAGGCGAGCCGGGTCAAGGACTCCGCCGCCGCGCAGAGGTCTTCGGCGTCGTTCCGGGTGACCACCATCATCTCCAGCATGGGCCGGTCGTCCACGTCCTCGACCGGTTCCCGGAGGAGAACCCTGAACATGCAGATGTCGCCTTGGCCCCTGCGGCGCGCGGGGCGCCCGTCCACGACGGTGGGCTCTCCCAGCCACGTGGCCGGCTTCGGCGTCTGGAGCACCACACCGGCATTCGGGAGGCCCTTGGCGTCGGTGCTGCTGCCGATCTGCCACCAGCACTTGGTCGGCGTGGTCACGATGCCTTCAAACGCCTCGATCCCCACGGCCTCGGTGATCTCGATGGCGGTCAGCAACGCGCACAGGTCCTCGGCCGGGACGGTCTGCTTCGGCTTGTCGACCTTTTCGGCCCACATCGCCGCCATCTCGGGCGGCAGGGACGGCGGGATGGTGCGCGTGGACGACGGTGGGGCGGTGG
This is a stretch of genomic DNA from Saccharothrix ecbatanensis. It encodes these proteins:
- a CDS encoding discoidin domain-containing protein; translation: MHRLRTARSVFAPLLGFALVIGLAVVPGTATAAPELLSQGKPATASSIEGAGTPASAAVDGNGGTRWASAWSDPQWLRVDLGATSTLSRVELDWEAAYGTSFQIQVSADGTTWTPVHSTTSGTGGRQGFDVTGSGRYVRMYGTQRANGYGYSLWEFRVYGTQGNPPPGDGVRVTGSHGNWQLTVDGKPWTVKGLTWGPPAADAARYMPELKSMGVNTLRTWGTDGSTKPLLDAAAANGLRVMNGFWLQPGGGPGSGGCVNYVTDATYKTDMLNTIRQWVTTYKDHPGVLMWNVGNESILGLQNCYSGTELENQRVAYAKYVNEAARAIHAIDTNHPVTNTDAWTGAWTYLKAHAPDLDLYSVNSYGNVCKVRQDWIDGGHTKPYILTEAGPAGEWEVPNDVNGVPSEPTDVQKRDGYTQAWNCITGHTGVSFGGTLFHYGTEYDFGAVWFNLTPAGKKRLSFYAVQRAFGGATPANTPPVITGMNLPTSIPAGAQLNIDVAASDPNGDAITWSAAFNSKYIDESGGLGFTPVQVNGNRLTVTAPDRLGVWKVYVMAEDGRGNIGIETKSVRVVAPQPAGVNVAQGKATTASSYQQVGDGAPFPPGNTTDGNAATRWASDWADPQWVRVDLGAPTTFHHVQLVWEGAYGRAYEIQVSDDGTTWRSVYGTAAGNGGVDSIDVTATARYVRLHATQRGTGWGYSLYEFGVYRR
- a CDS encoding DUF1996 domain-containing protein encodes the protein MSRKLRALAATAAVGLLSTALTVSTHSAQADELVTHHEFQANCSVTTHRPDDPIVFPGLPGASHMHTFLGNHSTDARSTTDSLKAGQTNCRTPDDKSAYWFPSLYNGDQLVPPNFPQVIYYKSGILKYQEVRSFPAGIRFVVGSPSATQDQFRTAPGAVEGWECGNSSHNWDFPSYCPPGTQLNVRYQAPSCWNGRDLDSADHKSHMAYPDRATLVCPSTHPVPVPMIEFKMAFPVSGDMSRVRLASGRGYTWHYDFMNAWDGPTLQALVSHCVNGGLQCDPRGYDQYKPHRGAALGTDYRLPR
- a CDS encoding DUF305 domain-containing protein, which translates into the protein MRTFPATPGRFRALWGATLLLLVACSSPSSPEPVTSSPFNTTDTAWIQLMIPMNEQLLPALDLAPPALATFTADLRTSHEQELVALKGLRTRADLPDANVHAGHQMPGLVSDADLAGLRLDPSGLPAKLREHLEQSALLARGEQDSGADQETRELAESITSKRAAQLARLGATGSG
- a CDS encoding DUF3558 family protein → MTRHAARSASAAALVALVLVTGCSTAPAGTATAPPSSTRTIPPSLPPEMAAMWAEKVDKPKQTVPAEDLCALLTAIEITEAVGIEAFEGIVTTPTKCWWQIGSSTDAKGLPNAGVVLQTPKPATWLGEPTVVDGRPARRRGQGDICMFRVLLREPVEDVDDRPMLEMMVVTRNDAEDLCAAAESLTRLALDRLPSA